One stretch of Caldinitratiruptor microaerophilus DNA includes these proteins:
- a CDS encoding NUDIX hydrolase — translation MPRVLHWEVEIGPAEMEMVRASRRGWRSHDVTFFIIGPHALVALIRKPSFPPGVWRAPSGGVNPGEDFVAGTTREAAEETGLDITLERYLVRIHVTFRTPAGSQEPWVSHLFLARTEGTRLLPRDHGEIAGARWSTLEELTGPIRRRLLATGRGLFRYRALLHDAAYAALRGGPYPAPAE, via the coding sequence ATGCCGCGGGTCCTCCACTGGGAAGTCGAGATCGGCCCCGCCGAGATGGAGATGGTGCGGGCCTCGCGGCGAGGGTGGCGGTCCCACGACGTGACCTTCTTCATCATCGGCCCGCACGCGCTGGTGGCGCTCATCCGCAAACCGTCCTTCCCGCCGGGGGTCTGGCGGGCCCCCAGCGGCGGGGTGAACCCCGGTGAGGACTTCGTGGCCGGCACCACCCGGGAGGCGGCCGAGGAGACCGGGCTCGACATCACGCTGGAGCGCTACCTCGTCCGCATCCACGTCACCTTCCGGACGCCGGCGGGTAGTCAGGAGCCCTGGGTCTCGCACCTCTTCCTGGCCCGCACGGAGGGCACGCGCCTCTTGCCCCGCGACCACGGCGAGATCGCCGGAGCCCGGTGGTCGACCCTGGAGGAGCTCACGGGGCCCATCCGCCGCCGGCTCCTGGCGACCGGGCGCGGCCTGTTCCGTTACCGCGCCCTCCTGCACGACGCGGCGTACGCGGCCCTCCGGGGCGGACCTTACCCTGCGCCCGCTGAGTGA
- a CDS encoding 4-hydroxy-3-methylbut-2-enyl diphosphate reductase, translating into MEVLKVTPRGYCHGVVDAVQIARRVAADPTVPRPIYILGYLVHNHHIVEELARIGVQTLDGPSRLEILESIEPPATVIFTAHGVSPQVRERAREKGLHVVDATCTDVTRTHDLIRDLAARGYEILYVGKRGHPEPEGALGVAPGKVHLIETAADLDHLHLTSEKIAVTTQTTMSLWDTQALIEQIRARYPRVEVYNEICRATQLRQEAIARAAPEADVVIVVGDRRSNNSKRLVQVAQEIGGREAYLVDHVGEVDPRWLVGRRRVAVTSGASTPTSVTREVIRFLEQFDPGAGGNEGTDGS; encoded by the coding sequence ATGGAGGTCTTGAAGGTGACCCCCCGCGGGTACTGCCACGGGGTGGTCGATGCGGTCCAGATCGCCCGGCGGGTCGCGGCGGACCCGACCGTCCCCCGCCCCATCTACATCCTCGGGTACCTGGTGCACAACCACCACATCGTCGAGGAGCTGGCCCGGATCGGGGTGCAGACGCTGGACGGGCCGAGCCGCCTGGAGATCCTCGAGTCGATCGAGCCGCCGGCCACGGTCATCTTCACCGCTCACGGCGTGTCCCCGCAGGTGCGCGAGCGGGCACGCGAGAAAGGCCTCCACGTGGTGGACGCCACCTGCACGGACGTCACCCGGACCCACGACCTGATCCGGGATCTCGCCGCCAGAGGGTACGAGATCCTGTACGTGGGCAAGCGGGGACATCCGGAACCGGAGGGGGCCCTGGGCGTGGCCCCCGGAAAGGTCCACCTCATCGAGACCGCGGCGGACCTGGACCACCTGCACCTGACCTCGGAGAAGATCGCGGTCACGACGCAGACGACCATGTCCCTCTGGGACACGCAGGCTCTGATCGAGCAGATCCGTGCCCGTTACCCCCGGGTAGAGGTATACAACGAGATCTGCCGGGCCACGCAACTCCGCCAGGAAGCGATTGCCCGGGCGGCGCCGGAAGCCGACGTCGTCATCGTCGTGGGTGACCGGCGCAGCAACAATTCGAAGCGCCTCGTCCAGGTCGCCCAGGAAATCGGGGGGCGAGAGGCGTATCTGGTGGATCACGTGGGGGAGGTCGACCCGCGGTGGCTGGTCGGGCGTCGCCGGGTGGCGGTCACCTCCGGCGCCTCGACACCGACCTCGGTCACCCGGGAGGTCATCCGTTTCCTGGAGCAGTTTGATCCGGGGGCTGGCGGGAATGAAGGTACTGACGGATCGTGA
- a CDS encoding sigma-70 family RNA polymerase sigma factor, whose amino-acid sequence MDRDELLTQWMEQYGTRILHLAYFYLKDRHLAEDVAQEVFLRAYRHMDSFRGDSAVYTWLYRIAVNVCRDRARSPWWRRVTLPGQLPLATGGEFPEEAAVQADRRQAVLEHVLALPVHYREVLVLYYYQDLSTGDIARVLDLPENTVKTRLHRARQQLRDALSARGVTA is encoded by the coding sequence GTGGATCGGGACGAACTGCTCACGCAGTGGATGGAGCAGTACGGCACCCGGATCCTGCACCTGGCCTACTTCTACCTGAAGGACCGCCACCTGGCCGAGGACGTGGCCCAGGAGGTGTTCCTCCGGGCGTACCGGCACATGGACAGCTTCCGGGGCGACAGCGCGGTGTACACGTGGCTGTACCGCATCGCCGTCAACGTCTGCCGGGACCGGGCGCGTTCGCCCTGGTGGCGGCGCGTGACCCTGCCGGGGCAGCTCCCGCTCGCCACCGGCGGCGAGTTCCCGGAGGAAGCGGCTGTGCAGGCGGATCGCCGGCAGGCCGTGCTGGAGCACGTCCTGGCCCTGCCCGTGCACTACCGTGAAGTGCTCGTGCTGTACTATTACCAGGACCTGAGCACGGGAGACATCGCCCGGGTACTGGACCTGCCCGAGAACACGGTGAAGACCCGCCTGCACAGGGCCCGCCAGCAGCTGCGCGACGCCCTGTCCGCCCGGGGGGTGACCGCATGA
- a CDS encoding HAD family hydrolase, with amino-acid sequence MTDDLSAPGRAWVRPGALVLLARVDTVVFDVDGVLLDTSASYPRVIEEAARFYFTHILRWPGRGDPIRADQVPLLKRAGGFNSDWDVTAAVILFYLAKAARLGAVDLGALVAAPPTLPEFAEAVTRAGGGLGGAVEVALAGLPDALRAGVLADWDRALIDRICCEFYGGEDGCEPMFGFRPRYVRGPGLYRAERAQLGAGRLLSSGMRLGLYTGRVMGEALFGLEQAGLAGVFAPEAIASSDGPYRKPDPQGLLHLARVLGSRGGIFLGDNVDDALTVRRYREEQPAGAPPFLFAGITGGVLGDRAEAIFREMGADVIAPEPGAVLDLLVRARQDGGSPAGNC; translated from the coding sequence GTGACGGACGACCTGTCCGCCCCCGGGCGCGCGTGGGTGCGCCCCGGGGCGCTCGTGCTTCTGGCCCGCGTCGACACGGTGGTCTTCGACGTGGACGGCGTGCTGCTGGACACGTCGGCGTCCTACCCGCGGGTGATCGAGGAGGCAGCCCGGTTCTACTTCACCCACATCCTGCGCTGGCCTGGCCGGGGCGACCCGATCCGGGCCGACCAGGTCCCCCTCCTGAAGCGGGCCGGCGGCTTCAACAGCGACTGGGACGTCACGGCGGCCGTCATCCTGTTCTACCTGGCGAAGGCCGCCCGCCTGGGGGCGGTCGACCTGGGCGCGCTGGTGGCGGCCCCGCCCACCCTGCCGGAGTTCGCCGAGGCCGTCACCCGTGCCGGGGGCGGGCTGGGCGGCGCGGTGGAGGTGGCCCTCGCCGGTCTGCCGGACGCCCTGCGGGCGGGGGTCCTGGCCGACTGGGACCGGGCGCTCATCGACCGCATCTGCTGCGAGTTCTACGGCGGCGAGGACGGCTGTGAGCCCATGTTCGGGTTCCGCCCCCGATACGTGCGGGGCCCCGGCCTGTACCGGGCGGAGCGAGCGCAGCTGGGCGCCGGCCGCCTCCTGTCGAGCGGCATGCGGCTCGGCCTGTACACCGGCCGGGTCATGGGGGAGGCCCTCTTCGGGCTGGAGCAGGCCGGGCTGGCGGGGGTCTTCGCCCCGGAGGCGATCGCCTCGAGCGACGGGCCGTACCGCAAGCCGGACCCGCAGGGGCTCCTGCACCTCGCCCGGGTGCTCGGGAGCCGGGGCGGCATCTTCCTGGGGGACAACGTGGACGACGCCCTCACGGTCCGGCGCTATCGTGAGGAGCAGCCTGCCGGGGCTCCCCCGTTCCTGTTCGCCGGGATCACCGGCGGCGTGCTGGGAGATCGCGCCGAGGCGATCTTCCGGGAGATGGGGGCCGACGTCATCGCCCCGGAGCCGGGGGCGGTACTGGACCTGCTGGTGCGGGCCCGGCAGGATGGTGGGTCGCCTGCAGGGAATTGTTGA
- a CDS encoding NifU family protein yields the protein MDQIRERIERALEAVRPALKVDGGNVELLEYNPETGVVRLRLIGSCGDCPMSMMTLKMGIERAVRQSVPEVKQVVAI from the coding sequence GTGGATCAGATTCGGGAGCGGATCGAGCGGGCACTGGAAGCGGTCCGCCCGGCGCTGAAGGTCGACGGGGGAAACGTCGAGCTGCTCGAGTACAATCCGGAGACGGGTGTCGTGCGCCTCCGGCTCATCGGCAGCTGCGGGGACTGCCCCATGAGCATGATGACCCTCAAGATGGGCATCGAGCGGGCCGTCCGCCAGTCGGTCCCGGAGGTCAAGCAGGTCGTGGCCATCTGA
- a CDS encoding COG1361 family protein: MKDPDLDELMGRFRREAEAALGGWEFGSELRERVWQRLAVPSGPHAAGPHPLPRAWYARPGLLAGVTVAAAIGIALLVVGPPDALAPYLHGRAAKSEPQAATSAPAPSSAPSAGPRAPAVPERGGTERSAAPMVAQDMAVPGAAAAPVPAPARESGAEDGAAAQGVAGETTPGGAGAATLRVQGSGAGSASVGAAGASEVAPEAGATVQVKYSAQVTVAPAGETPRAGRPVRLAVTLRAVTDLPALTVTGRLETFEGPVSLPEGRVPQGLKAGEQTAVSLDWDARLPSSRAPAPPGDYPVSVRVLVSGSEVGRAESVLRLAPLREDGASRAGPARYAAYRPVFGRSGPAVY, encoded by the coding sequence ATGAAGGATCCGGATCTCGACGAGCTCATGGGCCGGTTCCGGCGCGAGGCCGAGGCGGCGCTGGGCGGGTGGGAATTCGGCAGCGAGTTGCGGGAGCGGGTGTGGCAAAGGCTCGCCGTGCCGTCGGGCCCGCACGCTGCAGGGCCTCACCCCTTGCCGCGGGCGTGGTACGCCCGGCCGGGGCTGCTGGCGGGGGTCACCGTGGCGGCGGCGATCGGGATCGCTCTCCTGGTCGTGGGCCCGCCGGATGCGCTCGCGCCCTACCTGCACGGACGGGCCGCGAAGAGCGAGCCCCAGGCGGCGACTTCCGCTCCGGCGCCGTCTTCGGCCCCGTCCGCCGGCCCCCGGGCCCCGGCCGTGCCGGAGCGCGGCGGGACCGAACGGTCCGCCGCCCCGATGGTCGCGCAGGACATGGCGGTCCCGGGGGCGGCCGCTGCACCCGTCCCGGCTCCGGCCCGGGAGTCCGGTGCAGAGGACGGCGCGGCCGCGCAGGGAGTGGCCGGCGAGACCACGCCGGGCGGCGCCGGGGCGGCGACCCTCCGGGTTCAGGGATCGGGTGCCGGGAGCGCCTCGGTGGGGGCGGCCGGGGCGTCCGAGGTGGCCCCGGAGGCCGGGGCCACCGTGCAGGTGAAGTACAGCGCCCAGGTCACGGTGGCCCCCGCCGGGGAGACGCCCCGGGCCGGGCGACCGGTTCGCCTGGCGGTCACCCTCCGGGCGGTCACCGACCTGCCCGCCCTGACGGTCACCGGCCGGCTCGAGACCTTCGAGGGTCCGGTCTCGCTCCCCGAGGGTCGGGTACCCCAGGGCCTGAAGGCCGGCGAGCAGACGGCCGTGAGCCTCGATTGGGACGCGCGCCTGCCGTCGAGTCGCGCCCCGGCGCCGCCGGGCGACTACCCGGTCTCGGTGCGCGTGCTCGTCTCCGGCAGCGAGGTGGGCCGGGCCGAGTCCGTGCTCCGGCTCGCGCCGCTCCGGGAAGACGGCGCCTCGCGGGCCGGGCCGGCGCGCTACGCGGCGTATCGCCCCGTGTTCGGGCGGTCGGGCCCGGCGGTGTACTGA
- a CDS encoding TolB-like translocation protein — protein sequence MPHLGRRLTVATTVMLGLLATVACSPPASPGSPGVHGSQELARTDDQIVPPGLTGSLVVEALPDLAGARHYRIRPLPNGYPALALSADGRRLAMQFARFDLQAESDALSWAELQDGATARPVPGRSGFIPVGWVDEDTLTVMAPGEDWRASAWHRIDVETGLDERPPIHATGGTGQAPRATFHSPTGTQVLIVRPDFRAEVLDIARWELRPLRTTPPRDRELHVVGASWSGDERRAAFVLRGPEDGSAVLWLVDLAGGAVQAVGRPGRSFATPRWAPNGRHLAVGVGDGRGPGYFLYSGVADWMAVQRVAVLDPEGAEQAVFKSDPGWLLTDWLWSPQVDRLLLICHSDMGRRDPEGLPVLGPAQLLEWNWREGGVRALGRLGQAYGVSYAPDGRTVVVFGESEGEQPTIRIVGDQGHEKIISGLSSVTALEQVFTPRVGEGILLAARDRRGAPAGLRLLLPDGRVLDTGVPGAVMQVLEGPGWVGVTASHGVDTSLHVFVQDSR from the coding sequence ATGCCGCATCTGGGGCGGCGTCTGACGGTGGCCACCACGGTGATGCTCGGCCTTCTCGCGACGGTTGCCTGCAGTCCTCCGGCTTCTCCGGGCTCGCCTGGGGTGCACGGATCGCAGGAGCTCGCGCGGACCGATGATCAGATCGTTCCTCCCGGACTCACTGGGTCGCTGGTCGTGGAGGCCCTGCCCGACCTCGCCGGCGCCCGGCACTACCGCATTCGCCCCCTGCCGAACGGATACCCGGCGCTGGCCCTCTCAGCGGACGGCCGGCGGCTGGCGATGCAGTTTGCCCGGTTCGATCTCCAGGCCGAGTCAGACGCGCTCTCGTGGGCCGAACTCCAGGACGGTGCCACCGCGCGCCCGGTTCCGGGGCGGTCCGGTTTCATCCCGGTGGGGTGGGTTGACGAGGACACCCTTACCGTGATGGCGCCCGGGGAGGACTGGCGTGCCTCGGCGTGGCACCGCATCGACGTCGAGACCGGCCTCGACGAGCGGCCGCCCATTCACGCCACCGGTGGCACCGGGCAGGCGCCCAGGGCCACGTTCCATTCCCCGACCGGAACCCAGGTTCTGATCGTCCGGCCGGACTTCCGCGCGGAGGTTCTGGACATCGCCCGCTGGGAACTGAGGCCGCTCCGAACCACCCCTCCTCGCGACCGTGAGCTGCACGTGGTCGGCGCGTCCTGGAGCGGGGACGAGCGGCGCGCGGCCTTCGTGCTGCGTGGTCCAGAGGATGGTTCAGCTGTCCTGTGGCTTGTCGACCTGGCGGGTGGAGCCGTGCAGGCCGTCGGGCGGCCGGGCCGGTCGTTCGCGACGCCGCGCTGGGCGCCGAATGGGCGCCACTTGGCAGTAGGGGTCGGGGACGGGCGCGGCCCCGGTTACTTCCTCTATTCCGGGGTCGCGGACTGGATGGCCGTGCAGCGCGTCGCCGTGCTCGACCCGGAAGGGGCGGAGCAGGCGGTCTTCAAGTCGGACCCCGGATGGCTGCTCACGGACTGGCTGTGGTCGCCCCAAGTGGACCGGCTTCTCCTCATCTGCCATTCCGACATGGGCAGGCGGGACCCGGAAGGCCTGCCCGTGCTCGGCCCCGCCCAGTTGCTGGAGTGGAACTGGCGAGAGGGCGGCGTCCGCGCTCTGGGACGGCTGGGACAGGCCTACGGGGTCAGCTACGCGCCGGACGGGCGCACGGTTGTCGTCTTCGGCGAGTCGGAGGGCGAGCAGCCCACAATCCGGATCGTCGGTGACCAAGGGCATGAGAAGATCATCAGCGGCCTTTCTTCGGTGACGGCGCTCGAGCAGGTCTTCACGCCCCGTGTCGGCGAGGGGATCCTTCTCGCCGCCCGGGACCGCCGCGGCGCGCCCGCCGGCCTCCGGCTCCTCTTGCCCGATGGCCGCGTGCTGGACACCGGCGTCCCGGGGGCCGTGATGCAGGTACTCGAGGGCCCCGGCTGGGTGGGGGTGACCGCCTCCCACGGTGTTGACACCAGCCTCCATGTATTCGTACAGGATTCCCGGTAG
- a CDS encoding radical SAM protein, translating to MPRPTVHEIECKSVLNRVTGMPFAWSANPYRGCAHACIYCYARETHTYLDLDPGTSFQEVLFAKVNAPAVLRTELARPSWTHEHVVVGTATDPYQPVEGKYRLTRRILEALAEFATPASVTTKGTLVVRDIDVLQDLERRAGAAVNVTVTTLDRVLWRRLEPGAPPPEKRLEAVRRLARAGIPTGVFVAPVLPGLNDSAASLRQVIRAAAEAGARSAIVSPLRIDPAVREYLLEILGEFYPALARQYEAFYRGRTTAPPEYRQRLTARAEAIRVAAALGCDVHPASRAEQRGRAAPGPGSRPCGQGPQPPRAATRVVQARLKL from the coding sequence ATGCCCCGGCCCACCGTGCACGAGATCGAGTGCAAGTCGGTTCTCAACCGCGTCACCGGCATGCCGTTCGCCTGGTCGGCGAACCCGTACCGGGGGTGCGCGCACGCGTGCATCTACTGCTATGCGAGGGAGACCCACACCTACCTGGACCTCGACCCCGGCACGTCTTTCCAGGAGGTGCTCTTTGCCAAGGTCAACGCCCCGGCGGTGCTGCGGACGGAGCTCGCCAGGCCCTCGTGGACGCATGAGCACGTGGTGGTCGGCACCGCGACCGACCCCTACCAGCCCGTGGAGGGGAAGTACCGCCTCACCCGCCGCATCCTGGAGGCTTTGGCCGAGTTCGCCACCCCTGCGTCCGTGACGACCAAGGGCACCCTCGTGGTGCGCGACATCGACGTCCTGCAGGATCTCGAGCGCCGGGCAGGCGCAGCCGTGAACGTGACCGTCACCACGCTCGACCGGGTCCTGTGGCGCCGGCTCGAGCCCGGCGCCCCGCCGCCCGAGAAGCGGCTGGAGGCCGTGCGGCGGCTGGCCCGGGCCGGCATCCCCACCGGGGTGTTCGTCGCCCCTGTGCTGCCCGGACTCAACGACTCGGCCGCCAGCCTCCGCCAGGTCATCCGGGCGGCCGCCGAGGCGGGTGCCCGCAGCGCCATCGTGAGCCCGCTCCGGATCGATCCGGCGGTCCGGGAGTACCTCCTGGAGATCCTGGGCGAGTTCTACCCCGCCCTCGCCCGGCAGTACGAGGCCTTCTACCGCGGGCGCACCACCGCGCCCCCGGAATACCGCCAGCGCCTGACCGCGCGGGCCGAGGCGATCCGGGTGGCCGCTGCACTGGGTTGTGATGTCCACCCGGCAAGCCGGGCGGAGCAGCGGGGAAGGGCGGCTCCCGGCCCAGGTTCCCGGCCGTGCGGCCAGGGTCCGCAGCCGCCCCGCGCAGCCACGCGGGTCGTGCAGGCGCGCCTCAAGTTGTAG
- a CDS encoding lipoyl protein ligase domain-containing protein translates to MDEQQKPMPPELRAAAVFREHPRWQVVDHSGTPARGPLEDTFAWEERSLEAVGRGEDLPLLHLWRHEKALVLGYRDTRLPRWAEAAEALRAEGYEVPVRLSGGTAVPLDAGVLNVSLVYPARALRIEDGFDAMYALLRVALAGLRLRATRGLVPGGYCPGDSDVAVGGRKVAGIAQRRRRLASLVHAFVLVEGEGASRAGLAARFYALAAPGVDPGPPGKGPYPEVHPEAVQSLSEAAGRPVRVGELAGALAALLAPH, encoded by the coding sequence ATGGACGAGCAGCAGAAGCCGATGCCCCCCGAACTGCGGGCAGCCGCTGTGTTCCGCGAACACCCACGCTGGCAGGTCGTCGACCACTCCGGGACCCCCGCCCGGGGACCGCTCGAGGACACGTTCGCGTGGGAAGAGAGGTCGCTGGAGGCGGTCGGTCGGGGGGAGGACCTCCCGCTCCTGCACCTGTGGCGCCACGAGAAAGCGCTGGTGCTCGGCTACCGGGACACCCGGCTGCCCCGCTGGGCAGAGGCCGCCGAGGCGCTGCGCGCCGAAGGCTACGAGGTGCCGGTCCGGCTGTCGGGCGGCACGGCGGTGCCCCTCGACGCCGGCGTCCTGAACGTCTCCCTCGTCTACCCGGCGCGGGCGCTCCGGATCGAGGACGGCTTCGACGCCATGTACGCCCTTCTGCGGGTCGCCCTGGCGGGCCTGCGGCTGCGCGCCACCCGGGGGCTCGTTCCGGGCGGGTACTGCCCGGGCGACAGCGACGTGGCGGTGGGCGGCCGGAAGGTCGCCGGCATCGCGCAGCGCCGCCGGCGCCTGGCTTCCCTGGTCCATGCCTTCGTGCTGGTCGAGGGGGAGGGCGCCTCCCGGGCGGGGCTCGCTGCCCGCTTCTACGCCCTCGCCGCGCCCGGGGTCGACCCCGGGCCTCCCGGCAAGGGTCCCTATCCGGAGGTCCACCCCGAAGCGGTGCAGAGCCTCTCGGAGGCGGCGGGCCGGCCGGTGCGCGTCGGTGAGCTGGCCGGAGCGCTCGCCGCTCTCCTGGCCCCGCACTAG
- a CDS encoding M28 family metallopeptidase produces MAERADTTGAWEHVQVLAGEIGPRPATGPAEARAQGYAEEVLRRAGFDVRVEPFRSQTTFTWPWLLVGSLVTAAGILTWWPGLRGLGAVAGILGVVAFIGMADVALDVGRLFATGASRNVIGRLAPAGRPERRVVLAAHADSTKAALLFHPAQARRFGTNLRIHMAGSVWVALAAVLGALVPGALRWEWIALPGLVPVVYGLGLLVHRELAMPWVQGANDNASGVGLALALAEHFGKNRPERTEIWVAITGCEEVGAPVGMARLVARHRAELRGASVLVLDNLGAGELRYLLGEGNLRFHRSDPELVRLAAASAARHPDWRIGPSRVPPGSYTDAHASLAAGIPTLAIWAERDGVLPNWHWPTDVLANVEPETLARAFTFVREIVEAIDRPHIA; encoded by the coding sequence ATGGCGGAGCGGGCGGATACCACCGGGGCGTGGGAGCACGTGCAGGTCCTGGCGGGCGAGATCGGCCCCCGACCGGCCACGGGCCCGGCCGAGGCGCGCGCCCAGGGCTACGCCGAGGAGGTGCTGCGACGGGCCGGGTTTGACGTCCGCGTGGAGCCGTTCCGGTCCCAGACGACCTTCACCTGGCCCTGGCTGCTCGTGGGGAGCCTGGTGACGGCGGCCGGGATCCTGACGTGGTGGCCGGGGCTGCGCGGGCTTGGGGCGGTCGCCGGCATCCTCGGGGTGGTGGCGTTCATCGGGATGGCCGACGTGGCGCTGGACGTGGGCCGCCTCTTCGCCACCGGGGCGAGCCGCAACGTGATCGGCCGGCTGGCTCCGGCCGGGCGTCCCGAGCGCCGGGTGGTGCTGGCGGCCCACGCGGACTCGACGAAGGCGGCCCTGCTCTTTCACCCTGCGCAAGCCCGCCGCTTCGGCACCAACCTCCGGATCCACATGGCCGGGAGCGTGTGGGTCGCCCTGGCTGCGGTGCTGGGGGCTCTCGTGCCCGGCGCGCTGCGGTGGGAGTGGATCGCCCTCCCGGGGCTCGTGCCGGTGGTCTACGGGCTCGGGCTCCTGGTCCACCGCGAGCTGGCCATGCCGTGGGTGCAGGGGGCGAACGACAACGCCTCCGGCGTGGGCCTTGCGCTGGCCCTGGCCGAGCACTTCGGCAAGAACCGGCCTGAGCGGACCGAGATCTGGGTGGCGATCACGGGCTGCGAGGAGGTCGGCGCTCCCGTGGGCATGGCCCGGCTGGTGGCCCGCCACCGGGCGGAACTCCGTGGGGCCAGCGTCCTGGTGCTCGACAACCTCGGAGCCGGCGAACTCCGGTACCTCCTGGGCGAGGGCAACCTCCGGTTCCACCGCTCCGACCCGGAACTGGTGCGGTTGGCGGCAGCGTCGGCCGCCCGCCACCCCGACTGGCGGATCGGCCCGAGCCGTGTCCCTCCGGGCTCCTACACCGACGCGCACGCCTCCCTCGCCGCCGGGATCCCGACGCTGGCCATCTGGGCCGAGCGGGACGGGGTCCTGCCGAACTGGCACTGGCCGACCGACGTGCTCGCCAACGTCGAACCCGAAACGCTGGCGCGTGCGTTCACCTTCGTGCGGGAGATCGTCGAGGCCATCGACCGGCCGCACATCGCCTGA
- a CDS encoding glycosyltransferase family 2 protein: MAPKVSILIPTYRRPEALAECLGAIAAQDYRDFECIVVNDGGPPVDAALAKHPQLPVRLVNLPQNAGHAAARNEGLRLARGELIALCDDDDLWLPGHLGSLVAAAEAGADLAYTDAELVVLRWTPRGRVPLRRELFAFAFDFDPQLLRRWNTIVPSSALYRRALHDELGLFDVTVRDYWDWDWWLRAAPGRRVRRIPEASVLVAVDEAGANASADPARMAPFLERLVRKHDLGPLPVSNFLRMLSEPELRPALRPSARPWDGVRLPGG, encoded by the coding sequence GTGGCCCCGAAGGTGAGCATCCTGATCCCGACCTACCGGCGCCCGGAAGCGCTCGCGGAGTGCCTGGGGGCCATCGCTGCCCAGGACTACCGCGACTTCGAGTGCATCGTGGTGAACGACGGCGGACCCCCGGTCGACGCCGCGCTGGCCAAGCACCCGCAGTTGCCGGTGCGCCTGGTGAACCTGCCGCAGAACGCGGGCCACGCCGCAGCCCGTAACGAGGGGCTGCGGCTGGCGCGCGGGGAGCTCATCGCGCTGTGCGACGACGACGACCTCTGGCTGCCGGGCCACCTCGGCAGCCTGGTGGCGGCCGCGGAGGCCGGGGCCGACCTCGCGTACACCGATGCCGAGCTGGTCGTGCTGCGGTGGACTCCCCGAGGGCGCGTGCCGTTGCGCCGGGAGCTGTTCGCCTTCGCCTTCGACTTCGATCCACAGCTCTTGCGGCGGTGGAACACGATCGTTCCGTCGTCGGCGCTGTACCGGCGCGCGCTCCACGACGAGCTCGGCCTCTTCGACGTGACCGTGCGGGACTACTGGGACTGGGACTGGTGGCTCCGGGCGGCGCCGGGGCGGCGGGTGCGGCGGATCCCCGAGGCGAGCGTCCTGGTGGCGGTCGACGAGGCGGGCGCCAACGCCTCCGCCGACCCGGCGCGCATGGCGCCCTTCCTGGAGCGTCTCGTCCGGAAGCACGACCTCGGGCCGCTGCCGGTGAGCAACTTCCTGCGTATGCTGTCCGAACCGGAGCTCCGGCCCGCGCTGCGCCCCTCCGCCCGGCCCTGGGACGGGGTGCGGTTGCCGGGAGGCTAG